The Lysinibacillus pakistanensis genome includes a window with the following:
- the tuf gene encoding elongation factor Tu codes for MAKEKFDRSKTHANIGTIGHVDHGKTTLTAAIATVLSKKMGGTAKSYADIDNAPEEKERGITINTSHVEYETETRHYAHVDCPGHADYVKNMITGAAQMDGGILVVSAADGPMPQTREHILLSRQVGVPYLVVFMNKCDMVDDEELLELVEMEIRDLLSEYDFPGDDIPVIKGSALKALEGEPEWEEKIVELMDAVDSYIPTPERQTDKPFMMPVEDVFSITGRGTVATGRVERGQVKVGDVVEIIGIAEEAKSTTVTGVEMFRKLLDYAEAGDNIGALLRGVSRDEIQRGQVLAKPGSITPHTNFKAEVYVLSKEEGGRHTPFFSNYRPQFYFRTTDVTGICNLPEGVEMVMPGDNIEMTVELIAPIALEEGTKFSIREGGRTVGAGVVSSIQK; via the coding sequence ATGGCTAAAGAAAAATTTGACCGTTCTAAAACGCATGCTAACATTGGTACAATCGGACACGTTGACCATGGTAAAACTACTTTAACTGCTGCAATCGCTACAGTTCTTTCTAAAAAAATGGGTGGTACAGCTAAATCTTACGCTGACATCGATAACGCTCCAGAAGAAAAAGAGCGTGGTATTACAATCAATACTTCTCACGTAGAATATGAAACAGAAACTCGTCACTATGCACACGTTGACTGCCCAGGACACGCTGACTATGTTAAAAACATGATCACTGGCGCTGCACAAATGGATGGCGGTATCTTAGTAGTATCTGCTGCTGATGGCCCAATGCCACAAACTCGTGAGCACATTCTTTTATCTCGTCAAGTAGGTGTTCCATACTTAGTAGTATTCATGAACAAATGTGATATGGTTGATGACGAAGAATTATTAGAATTAGTAGAAATGGAAATCCGTGATCTACTATCTGAATATGACTTCCCAGGTGATGATATTCCTGTAATCAAAGGTTCTGCTCTTAAAGCTCTTGAAGGTGAACCAGAATGGGAAGAAAAAATCGTTGAATTAATGGATGCTGTAGATTCTTACATCCCAACTCCAGAACGTCAAACTGACAAACCATTCATGATGCCAGTAGAGGACGTATTCTCTATCACTGGTCGTGGTACAGTTGCAACTGGCCGTGTTGAACGTGGTCAAGTAAAAGTTGGTGACGTAGTTGAAATCATCGGTATCGCTGAAGAAGCTAAATCTACTACTGTAACTGGTGTAGAAATGTTCCGTAAATTATTAGACTATGCTGAAGCTGGTGACAACATCGGTGCACTTCTTCGTGGTGTTTCTCGTGATGAAATCCAACGTGGTCAAGTATTAGCTAAACCAGGTTCAATCACTCCACACACTAACTTCAAAGCAGAAGTTTACGTTTTATCAAAAGAAGAGGGTGGCCGTCATACTCCATTCTTCTCTAACTACCGTCCTCAGTTCTACTTCCGTACAACTGACGTAACAGGTATCTGTAACTTACCAGAAGGCGTTGAAATGGTAATGCCTGGCGATAACATCGAAATGACAGTAGAACTTATCGCTCCAATCGCTCTTGAAGAAGGTACTAAATTCTCTATCCGTGAGGGTGGCCGTACTGTAGGCGCTGGTGTAGTTTCTTCTATCCAAAAATAA